The Brassica napus cultivar Da-Ae chromosome C7, Da-Ae, whole genome shotgun sequence genomic interval TTAGGAGAAGTAAAATGGAATGAAAAAACATGATGTTTATCCTACACAATCGAAAATCGAATCAGACAAAAAAGGAACATAACAAATCGGTAATTGAATCGAAAAACAAATCAAGACTATGAACCTGTGCCCCTATTTCACATCTATAGAACCGTCGGTAAGGATTGTCATCAGTTCTCGAGTAGAATATCACAACCCCTTTCCCGCACCAGCACCTAGATGGCACCCCGTATGAATGTCGCCTTGAAGTATTCATGTGTGTGAGAAACTGCTTCAGAGAGAAAAAGGAGATTGACgaaaaagaagaacagaaaaaaatgGGAAAAGTCGGGTTTGGTTGCTGAGTTGGTGTTATATATGTCGGGTTTTAGGTTTATTGTGGATCTAGTTCTGGTCGGGTTTGATTGTTGAGTTGGATCAAAAGTCTGGTTTGCAAGAAGCCAAGTTAAGTGTATTACATTTGATTCGATTTATTTACTCCTACGGGATGATCTAGTAAAACAATTATTCTAAATGTTCTTGTGGTCTTGTTCCGGGTTTTTGTTTCGtttagggtatgtttagggtttaggttaggtttgaCTGTGGTCTTGTTATGGGTTTTTGTTTCGtttagggtatgtttagggtttaggttaggtttgaCTGTGGTCTTGTTATGGGTTTTTGTTTCGtttagggtatgtttagggtttaggttaggtttgaCTGTGGTCTTGTTCCGGGTTTTGTGTTTCGGTTAGggcatgtttagggtttagcttaaGGTTCTAATTTAAAACAGTGTTAAATTCTAGCATTCTTCAGCTAAAAACTCTTAATAACAAAACCACAAGATGTACATTTGATTACAAGAGTCAATcctaaaaatcataattaaacACTAGAAGTTATACAATAAACTAAGCAGTCTTGTTcctaaaaatgataataaaatctaGAAGTTATACATCAGATTAAGCAATCTTGTTCATTACATTAGAACTTGAAACCAAGCAGTCTCACAAAATCTCTTCTACAGTCGAAGAGAGACACTCCGGGGATTGATACTTTGACATCCTATCAATCAATTCCGGATCATTAGCTGCTTCCCAAAGATCCCATAGAATCCTGTGGCGAGCTTCGATAATGTTACCATCATGCAACAACGACAACTCCAATCCAAGCGCATGACACTCAATGAACTTCACTGCATAGACGCCACAGTCGCATGCACTTTTATTCAGATTCCCAACGGGGACATAGGAAACAGTATATGCACCGACTGCGAAATCCTTCTGGTGTCTCATAGGCTGAACTGCCTTGACAATACGCGGAATAAGGTTTGCGAACCCATCCACCTCCTTGTACCTTTTCTTACCCGAGCAGTCGAACACTTCAATGCTCCTCGTCACGAAACTGATGCACAAGGCGATCCAATGATTCCCACTGACATGAACAGGGACATACAGGCGATCCACATCTATATTCCATATCTCATGTGTCCTGCCATGTGGTGGAAGGACTCCTTTACCGAACTGCAGTAGCAAATTATGAAGCATGTAGCTCTTTCTACCCTGAGCTTCTAAATGACCATACTCTTTTTTAATCATATTGCTGAAGACGACAGTCATGAAGGCGACACGATGAGGTCTCCATCGTTTCAAAGATGTTCTCTCCCGGAATACGTACATTGCAGCGTCAATCTCCTGcatattttgaaaatcttaGCACACACAATGTATTTAAAAGACACATATGGAAGCAAATAGTCTCTAAGGTTTACCAAGCTATTTAACCACTCAGATTTATCCATAAGACGATTAGcaatctcaaaatctaaagtGGCAGGTCCAATCCGTATAGGTCTGAAACCAAATACAAtgataaaattgtaaaacattcattagtttattttaaatgtattaaTACATGTCAGATGAATGAGAATAGAGTACTTACGTGGAGGAAGTTGACCAAGTTCTAACTTTTTCCCAATCCTCTTCACGGAAAAACACCAACGCGGCATCTGGCGAGTCTTCTTTGGTTCGATCCATTTCCTCATCATTCCACTGCAGTGGAGCCATGTTAAACGGTTTCGATTTACTTAACGTCTCAACTTTCACTTGAGACAGATCAAAACCGTCAACAAATGTAGCTTGGGACAGGTCCCGCAAGTCTTGTGTACTcaatccaaaatcaaaatcattagtTTCTGTAGCAATCTTTTTCCCGTCCtattcattaaaatttaaaacattgcaTATAAGAAGAAGCCATTTATTCATAACACAAACAAAGCATTACATTCATAGAGTTTAATACACAAACATTCAAACATATTACACTTTAGAAACCTATTACACAAAGTTTCACATtccatattacataatattacacAGTCAATATAAAGTTCCATAAGCCTAGCTCCAGCACCCTAACTCAAGCATCCTAGTTCCAGGTTCATCAAGTTCTACACTTTCTCTTAGGTAGTACCTTTTTTGTTGGAGTAGGTTGATCGCCTTTGCGCTTAGGTTGAGCTTGAGCGCCTTTGCTCTTAGGTGGAGCTTGAGCGCCTTTGCTCTTAGGTGGAGCTTCCTTGGCTTTGCTGTTTAGTGGAGCTTCTTCAGTTTCTTTCTTACTAGGATAGCTTCCTTCACCAGTCAAACTGATTGCGTCCTTGAGCTGTGAAACCTCAATCTCCATCTTTCCCATCCTCTCTGTAAACACCCTCTCCATATTCGCCATTTGCATACTGAGCACATCTCCCAATGAAGTGACAGATGTGCGGATAAGACCCTCAATGAAACTCATAGTTTCAGGACCAAAAGTCAGAAACTTTTCTGCTGATCGCTTACACAGcaccttcttctttcttgtctCTGCTCCTTCATCAAGAAACTTTCTCTTGCCTTTTCCTGCGACCTTAACCGAAGAGTTCTCCTCGTCTGCTACAACATCCGTATGATCCACGATCTTATCAGCTTCTGACCCTCTATCATGGCTGTCGGGTTCCTCCATTTTAGACTCTTCAGGGTCTAAAACTGGCCAGTCTGTGTTGCTCCAATCATACTTGTTCCTGATCCTCCCCAAAACAAGGTCCACTCGTTCATCTTCCATCTCACcctcccttgtgtactgagcaTCTAGAAACACATCACCATTACCAGTCACTGATATGAccgagaagaagttatcctgcAAACAgttaaaacatgaaaatccaaacaaaatatatacaacaaccatataaaagaaaaaaacagagagaatgTTACCTTCTTAGTTAAGGAGTCCTCGAGCTCAATGATGTCTTCATAAGAAACTTTTGCAACTCCTTTCCAATTGCCACACCTTGGACCTTTGAAGCTGTCTGAGACTCTTCTGCCTAATATTTCTCCAAAATCAGGAATTGCCTCCATAATCCAAATCTGGAGAGCATAGGAGAAACCCTCGAAAATGTAGCTCTCCTTCTTACCCAACTTCTTCATTGCCTTCTCAATCGAACTCAACAGGAAATCATACGAGTGAAGACCCCAATGGAACTTCCGAACCTTGTCAAAATCCATCACCAACTTGATGTACATATGAGGGATGGAcaccttctcatctctccccaTCACCACACCCACTATTACACACAAGTAGATCAACCTCATCCTATCAAGCCGCGTCCAAGTGTGAACTTCTTGTAGATGAACCTTTCTGATCGACTGCAAGGTGATCTTACCACCTGTGTGCAGTAGGTTACTCCAAAAACCCCCGTCGTTTTTCCATTTCACTACGTCACTGTTAGTTTCCCGTGTAATCTTGAGGCCTGTCACAGCATGGTACTCCTGAAGCGAAAACCGGAGAGGCGTCCTCGCAAAAACAAACCACTTCTCATGCAGCTTTGAGGTAATCAGCTGTCTACATATGAAGCTATCCACTAGTTTCCCAGAGAACTTGAGATCATTTTCGGCAATAGCCATGATATGTGTGAAAACAGGATCTCTCTTCACATCATCGTACTCTGCACACATAGCTTTCTTCAGATCTCTGATAAGTTCCATGCGGCAActgttgttgatcttcttaaCCCGAGGTTCTGAACCCTCTGCATATAATCGTTTAGGTAGCTCCAGCTCCATATctacaaaagataataaaacacATGGTTGTTAACAGCAATATCATAAACATGCAAACGCCCGAAACAAGCGTAAGAGTGAAACTGAGCCAGAGTGAAACTGAGCCAAACACAAGATAATAATCAAAAGCAAAACACCATTgtctaatcaaatttaaatttagaaacACAGTAGATCGATTAATCAAATAAGACAAGTCAATCTCCATCTCGCAATCAAATCAGCAAATTAAGACAATTAACAGTCAAATACACACAAACTTTGTTCAGCGAAATCAGTATCGTAACACTCATAAAGACAAACACAAACACTAACATTGTTCACCAAAATCGGTTCACATAATCAAAAAGTCAATTCAGACAAGCAAACAAATATTGATCCAAGTCAAAGTAACAAACTTaataatgaaacaaagactaagacaaatcaaagaaacaaaccGTTCACAAATTGAGACCAGATAGCCGGATGAGAGAGGCGGAGAAGGGGAGAGAAGCCGAAAGGTGGAGAGAAATGGAGAGAAGCGACGAGAAGCAGAGAGGCGGAGAGTAGCGGAGAGGTGAAGAGAATCAGAGAGAAGCGCCGAGAAGCGGAGAGGCAGAGAGGCGGATAAGCTCGATTTTGCCTTTGATTTCACTGGTTCGTCCACAAGATCGCCATCTTCAAAGTCTCAATTTTTTGGCCATCAGAGAGAGGCGGTGAAACAAAAACGAAATTAGTTCAGAGGTGGAGGCAAACAGAGAGAAGCAGCGAGCAGCAGAGAGGCGGAGAAGCTTGATTTCGCCGTTGAATTCACCGGTTATTACACAGGATCGCCATTTTCAAAGTCTCGATTGTTTTTCttgagagagaggcggagaaACCAACAAGAAATTAGGGTTACGTGTTTTGTTCcctttttgttttaacttttttaatatatctttgtaacacgtttttaaaaaaaaaaaaattacttagcacatgaaacaaacacaattaaattatgtttaattagattaattCAAGGTTAGTTTTGgaattttggaaaattttatacTAAAGGGACAATTTAATGATGGATTTATACCATAGGGACAActatgttgttttcttgttctcttttggcaattttcccaaaaaCTAATCGTTTCTGTAAGCTAATTCATACagattttaaaagttaagaggATTTTAATtctgtaaatattttcattgaTTCTGACAATATGTCTTCCCATATTTATAGAATCCATATattcttttggtttgattggcGATGACTTATTGTGATTTATGTTAACTTTTGTCTACTATTATCTATTttccatataatatatttaaaataagtaTTCAATTGTGTTTAAAGAAAAGAAGCGTCCTAGAATTGTTCTTTGCTTTTTATTCATCATCAGAGCTCGCAAGGTAATACAAGTCTCTGGTTCTCTCTTTTcttgtctcttttttttatgatatatttctctgttttttattatatcatGTATTAAAATGGTTTGATTGTTATATCTGTTGCTTTCAAGTTTACGTTtggtttcattattttatttgtttagacTAGTAGCAAAAAGTTTGATGTTTACCTGTTTGTTtgtgataaatatttttgtgtgtaTGTTCTTACTAATATTGATTAACTTCACATAAGATTGCAATGggtgataaagaaaaaaatcaatataccCTATGGAATTCAGATGAAACCAAGGTTTTAATAGAGTTGCTTGTGGAGGGAATTCAACGTGGATGGCGTGACAGTAATGGAATAATGAACAAAGCAACGGTGGAACATAAGATACTACCAGTCTTGAACGAAAGACTTGGATGCCAAAAAACCCACAAGCATTACCTAAGTAGGATCAAGTTCCTAAAGGGTCAATATCAATGCTATGTTGATCTTTTAAACAACAGTTCAGGCTTTGGATGGAATCCTATCATGAAAAGATTTGTGGCTTCTAACGAAGTATGGAATGACTATTTAAAGGTATGTCTTTATTTTGcatcatttttattagatatGTTCTTGAATCGCAAGGGTTTTGTTAGATATAATTTAGTTTACGAGATAAAATCATATATGCACATGATATAGTTTACGTGAAAAGGATCACTTAGTCATATAGGTTTACAGAAGTTCATAGAGTAATgtattcttttaattatttatattttatttaagtataattttttttgtagggaCATCCAAATCACAAGTTCTTACGCTATGACTCTAGTGAACAGTTTGAtgatttaaaaatcatatttgattGTGCAACCGCTAATGTTAGTTCTGCAATTGGCTTAGGTGATACCATGGATGCTCGCGTCTTCACGGTTGGTGACAGTCAAGTACAAGACAACTTGAATTTTGAGGACATCAACGATGATGTTTATGCTCAGCAATCATCCCCGGAAAATGGTGTCAAAAGGTGTGTGGAAAAACTTGTCTCGAGAAAACGATCTCGATCAGACGCATCTAGCAGTGCAGTTGAGATAAACAGGATCAAAGTGATGCTATGGTAATGATGACCAGCAAGATCCTTACCTTCATAACACAGAGAGAAGAAAGACAACAAAAAGAAGCTGAGAAAAGAGAAgctgaaaagaagaaaaatagtgTTTGAGATGCTATTAAAGAGGTTCCTGATTTGGATGATCGTATCAAATTTAAAGTGGTGACCCTTATCTATTCCTTGGGAATGAAAGATGTCTTCACTGATATGTCCATCGAAGAATGCTATGGTTGGATCCAAAGAAATGTCAACTAAGATTaatctttgttttattatatctgTTTTAGACTGTTTTGTTATTTCTTTACAATCATTCTATactgctttttttttaataccaaaCTGGTTTTAGGTTAATATACATGATGGagcttttaaatatattttttttgcttttagaaaaacaaaatttcatgaTGTTGTTATACCACGTAGCTTATTTTATTGTTAGCGTCTGGTAAATGATCtatgtaactttattgttaATGTCTTGGTTAGTCTATTAGTTTTTAAAGATTCTTCGTGTATTTCagttattaatataaatagtaATCTCTTTTTGTAGGTGTTTTATCATGGAGAACACCtttgaagaagaacaacaaatgTATGACGAAATGCAAGCAAACCAAATGGAAGAAGACGAGTCAGATTTAGACATTTTGCTGGTGATGTTAAATAACATAGCAACAACGTATGTGAGGACTGACAATCACAAACAACGTATGTGAGGAGTGACAATCGCATACAACGCCCTGTTCGTCGGCCAATCACTAACATTGGTTATGATTACATTCAAGATGCTTTGAAGGAGGACCCTGAGCACTTCCGATCACTATATCGCATGTATCCAAGCTCATTTGAAAAGTTTTGTGATCTTATTAGtgtagaagccggaaaaccggactgaCATAAACGATAGAATAAAAGCAACGTTAAGGAAATAAACGAATGTAAAagacgaatacaagaacgataagaaatcgtatttgcaaagagacatggagtcgagatatgatctctttccttaactcaaaatattcgctccgttagtgagacgggactgtacgaatatagagtcccaggatacaaccatggcagacgaatcacgcctcactcgtgatcgccctatcgaactataaactctatgAAACACTCTCTAGACTTACGTTGAGGGATTTGGTGATTTTTTGTTGCGTAAAAACCTTTTAAGAAATGAAGGAGGGGACGAGTTtataaagaagagaagacgagccactttCCGTAACTGATGCCGCACGTGCGCACGTTGGCGGAAATCTCGCGAGGATCTCAGAGGCGAGGCATTACGAAACTTCCTCCGCAAGATCTTTTCTCGTTTAAACTTATCGTCAAGAAGAGAGACagcgtgttgtttttaaacgaactacgtgttgtttaaaataaaatgcatgtcgtttttcgggaattaaatggcaaaacgctgagcttaacttggtccaaaaagaatattcttttcgggccggaggccctccaccaagacccaagacccaagacccaagacccaagacccaagacccaagacccaagcccaagcccaagcccaagccctagcccaagcccaagcccaagcccacgcccaagcccaagcccaagcccacgcccgagccgagccggccggacggcggcggcggcgcgcgcatggggagctctctcttcctctgagccGTTTAATCTAGTGTAAGTGTGTACACTTATATATACTGCTCGTTTTCTCCTCAAGTAGCCGATGTGGGATGTCTCTAAACTTCTtctttaaagtcatttaaaggCTTCTTTAGTTAACACCCGCAAGCccatttcttttcatcattaCCAATTTTTATTAAAGCCTTTGTGCTTAATATATTggtccaacaatcccccacatgaatagaaatgactctgaccatatgcagactaaatgcagactcgatagactctaaGGAAAAACTATGCTTATTCTAATCCTGACTAGACTagacagacttatcgagagtgtttgcgaaaaattcactgtgtttgagttggtggcatttttaagccttgaaccactcatagttaatatctgtTGGATTTACTTTACTAGAAGGTGAACATaatgtcttgaaccaaccggtgttttatgtaaaccgagacaacaggcataacgcagcttcattttctcgtagaacttagttctctattgtgttcattgtggccctgaactattcctggttttcatgagtgaacttagagaatatagccttgcattcattctcctagaaacggccccatttcacactcattaggtgattgaccatgaaaggtattgagtaatactccgcttagaagctatggaatcattaaaagcttatgcttatccttcaCACATTTGTTcgcatttttatcatttttggaGCTGGGACGAGGCTACttttgtctcaagtgctttggttagattctgcttgattttgttttccctttgaacctacgtcttgggatctccagtcatgataggtagggttgcaatcaagcatcctcattcgttataggctttaaacccattccttttgatgatttagcaacaacatctcgtggcaaacctttagtaaatagatccgctaggttgtcaaccgatttgatgtagtctattgtgattacaccagttgagataaattgtctaatggttttatgtcgtcttctgatgtgacgagatttaccattgtagagattattctgagcccgagctattgctgattgactatcacaatgtatgcgtatagctggcacaggtttctcccacataggaatatcttcccaaaaatttctaagccattcagcttcttctgctgctttgtttaaggctatgaactcagattccatggtagatctggctaacactgtttgtttggtagatttccatgatattgctgctcctcctagtgtaaagacatatccactcgtggattttgagtttttagaatctgatatccagttagcatcactgtatccttctaaaactgctggttctttaccatagtgaagcccaaaatctttgatgcagcgcaagtaattgagtaccctcgttatagctttccagtgtgtatgacctggattacttgtatatcgactaagtacgtttactgcatgcgccagatccggtctagtacaattggtcaagtacatgagacttccgatcacacgtgcatactcgttttgtgaaaccgcttcacctgaattctttgttaagtgcatttggggatctaacggagtttttgccttagagtaatttttaaatctctctaatattgtttcagcataatgagattgggttaagataactccgtttgaatttcttgtgactttaaccccgagaattacatctactaatcccaagtctttcatctcaaatgtcccttcgaacatgttctttgtttgattgataatgtctttatagcttccaataatgagcatatcatctacatatagacataacaaaacatacgcatttttggtagttttgtagtatatgcatttgtcacattcatttattttgaaaccatttgacatcattgtattgtcaaatttttcgtgccattgtttaggagcttgtttaagtccataaagtgactttacaagtccgcatactttgtcttcctgtccgggaaTGACAAAATCTTCaagttgtttcatgtaaatttcctcttctaaatcatcatttagaaaagcagtttttacatccatttgatggatttctacgtctcttaaggctgcgattgcgatcatcagtcttattgatgttattctcgtcactggagaatatgtatcaaaatagtcaaggccttccttttgtcggaatccttgaactacaagcctagacttgtattttccaccaggttttcgtgtcattatccatttattccctaatgctttgcagccaggtggtaaatccgttatgtaataagtataattttgcatgatcgaatcaaattcactcctgacagcttcgttccagaatggagcttctggtgaagccatggcttctgccaaagtttttggaacattttctactaaaaatgccattaggaaatcttctccaaaagatttttcttttcgagctcttttgctccttcgaggttcatctttttcttcattttctgaaatatcatttatagaaatctcgacgtttgtctcagtttctgagtttttgtcattgtctctttcttctcgagttcgttttgaaccttgtttttccttatatggaaaaatattttcgaagaaagatgcatttcttgattccatgactgtattttcatgaatgtctgatatttcagatttatgtaccagaaatcgataagcattactgttatgtgcatatccgatgaagatgcaatccactgttttaggtccaatagtgaccttCTTTGGTGGCGGTACTGCAACTTTTGCCaggcacccccacactttgaggtatttatacgaaggtaaattacctttccataattcatatggagttttgccagttactttgtgtggaattttgttgaggatataattagtggtaagcaatgcttccccccacatgttctggggtaacccagattcctgcaacattgcattcatcatctcttttagagttcgatttttgcgttcagcaactccattagattctggtgagtaaggagctgtagttt includes:
- the LOC125589991 gene encoding uncharacterized protein LOC125589991, which gives rise to MELELPKRLYAEGSEPRVKKINNSCRMELIRDLKKAMCAEYDDVKRDPVFTHIMAIAENDLKFSGKLVDSFICRQLITSKLHEKWFVFARTPLRFSLQEYHAVTGLKITRETNSDVVKWKNDGGFWSNLLHTGGKITLQSIRKVHLQEVHTWTRLDRMRLIYLCVIVGVVMGRDEKVSIPHMYIKLVMDFDKVRKFHWGLHSYDFLLSSIEKAMKKLGKKESYIFEGFSYALQIWIMEAIPDFGEILGRRVSDSFKGPRCGNWKGVAKVSYEDIIELEDSLTKKDNFFSVISVTGNGDVFLDAQYTREGEMEDERVDLVLGRIRNKYDWSNTDWPVLDPEESKMEEPDSHDRGSEADKIVDHTDVVADEENSSVKVAGKGKRKFLDEGAETRKKKVLCKRSAEKFLTFGPETMSFIEGLIRTSVTSLGDVLSMQMANMERVFTERMGKMEIEVSQLKDAISLTGEGSYPSKKETEEAPLNSKAKEAPPKSKGAQAPPKSKGAQAQPKRKGDQPTPTKKDGKKIATETNDFDFGLSTQDLRDLSQATFVDGFDLSQVKVETLSKSKPFNMAPLQWNDEEMDRTKEDSPDAALVFFREEDWEKVRTWSTSSTPIRIGPATLDFEIANRLMDKSEWLNSLEIDAAMYVFRERTSLKRWRPHRVAFMTVVFSNMIKKEYGHLEAQGRKSYMLHNLLLQFGKGVLPPHGRTHEIWNIDVDRLYVPVHVSGNHWIALCISFVTRSIEVFDCSGKKRYKEVDGFANLIPRIVKAVQPMRHQKDFAVGAYTVSYVPVGNLNKSACDCGVYAVKFIECHALGLELSLLHDGNIIEARHRILWDLWEAANDPELIDRMSKYQSPECLSSTVEEIL